A segment of the Pseudomonadota bacterium genome:
GCGAGCGGCTTGGGGACAGTGTGATCGACGCCGAACGCCTCACAAAGGCGTTTGGCGAGCGCCTTCTCTTCGAGGACTTGAGCTTCCGCGTTCCCAAGGGGGCTATCGTCGCTGCGATAGGCGCGAACGGTACAGGCAAGACGACGCTTTGTCGGTTGCTCGTCGGCGCCGAGCAGCCGGATGCGGGTAGGCTTCGAGTCGGCGACACGGTAAAGCTCGCCTACGTGGACCAGACCCGCGACAAGCTTGATGGCGAACACACGGTATGGCAGCACATATCCGGCGGGGCGGACACGATCGCACTTGGTAAGCACCACGTCGCTTCGCGCGCATACGTTTCGTGGTTTGGCTTCCGGGGTAGCGACCAACAGAAGCTGCTGAAGAACCTCTCTGGAGGAGAACGCAACCGTGTGCATCTTGCGAAACTACTCAAGCGCGGGGCAAACGTGTTGCTGCTGGACGAGCCCACGAACGATCTGGACGTGGAGACCCTTCGCTCCTTGGAAGAGGCCCTGCTGCGCTTTTCCGGCTGCGCCATCGTAGTGAGCCACGATCGCTGGTTTCTGAATCGAATCGCGACCCATGTTCTGGCGTTCGAAGGCGACAGCGGCGTGGTCTGGTTCGAAGGGAGCTACGAC
Coding sequences within it:
- a CDS encoding ATP-binding cassette domain-containing protein is translated as ARELEWVRSAPKARQAKGRARLTAYEALRAEEDRAKREPGEIFIAPGERLGDSVIDAERLTKAFGERLLFEDLSFRVPKGAIVAAIGANGTGKTTLCRLLVGAEQPDAGRLRVGDTVKLAYVDQTRDKLDGEHTVWQHISGGADTIALGKHHVASRAYVSWFGFRGSDQQKLLKNLSGGERNRVHLAKLLKRGANVLLLDEPTNDLDVETLRSLEEALLRFSGCAIVVSHDRWFLNRIATHVLAFEGDSGVVWFEGSYDGYEADRRRRLGTAADVPKRVKYRRLLA